From the Drechmeria coniospora strain ARSEF 6962 chromosome 02, whole genome shotgun sequence genome, the window GCGATCTGAATGCTAGTGCCTCCGATAAAGTCCAGGACAACGCTATTTGGCAGTTCCTGGACCTCCACATCAGGTATGTACGGAGGCCGGAACTCTCCGAGGTGGTACCGCTTGGTGCCTTGTGCCTGGCGGTTCCTCTGAGCCGGCAGAGTGCCGAGAATGAGGAAACCCTGGGAGTCGAGACACATGCAGCGGCGCTTCCAGAGCAAGTTATCGGGGAACTGCACATTCACGTCCCCCACGTAGGACACAATAGTGGGCGATCCAGTTGTGGCTGGTCTCGTCGCCATGTGCTCTGCCATATTCTCCTCCGTGACTGTGGGCGAGATTCCAGGAGGTGAGATTTTGGTCCGGGATCCAGACAGATTGGACAGGCGACGCATGAATCGTCCCGCTCGAGACAGCTTCTTGTCTCCGTTAGCTGACTTGGCGTCCTCTCCAAAGCTATCCTGAACAGGAGACACCATGATATCAACATCTTTGCCAACGGATGAGCAGTGACTGCTGACAGATACCCTAGGGGAGAAAGCACCAGCTTGGTTAGCAGACGGAGGTCGAGAGGGCGACCGTGATGTATTGATAAGAGCCGGTCCCGGGAAAGTATCTCCTTGATTCGGCGTGACAGACTTGCGACGGTCCTTGAGAAAGTCCTTGACGATGCTCAGAGACGGGTGTGATTTGGTAAGCTTGCCACGCTCCCGAGACCCGGATCTCCTTTCCGAACCTGGGTCGACGTccaccggcaccggctcAGGAGTTGGCTTTCGGTGGTCGACTAAGAGCGGCGATTGCTTGAGATCTAGGTGTCTGTATTCTGAGGGATTTGTGGGGGGTGCATAGCCAGCCTTGATTTGCTGATTCGGATCTCGAATAATTTTGGCGGTGACAGAGACGTACTCGGAGCGACCTCGCTGAGAGAAGCCCGAGGCAGCGGCACCAGGCGACGACTCGAACATGGACAGGCGACTCGTCACCGAGCCAGAACGCTCTGGTCGTGTCAGCTTCGCAGTATCTTGAGATGATTCCATTGATCGAAACGGTAGATCGGGAGCGTTGCGCAACGAATTCGCCCTCTCCATAACAGACGCCGTCTTCGGTGGTTCCCGTTTTTTCACGGCAAAgaaagccgacgacggccggtcTCGTGTGGTAGAAGATGCCACTGGTTCTCCGGTTGCAGCCGACAACTTCTCCAGCGCCTTGATTCGCTGGGAGATGCTCGAGCCAATGTTGGATTTCTTGGCCAAGTTGGAACCGGGTTGTAGATGTTTCGAGGACTGTTCCGGGTGTCCCGTCCCAGTGCTGGCCGACCGTGTCGATTGATTGTTCCGGACAGCAAGGTTGCCCCGAACAGGATTAGAAATGGTGCGAGATATGGACGGCTTCGATGCGTCGAGTTCTGCAAGTTCCTCCTTGCTTTCGGCTGTGGGGAAagtggccgagctcggcgtcatcgccacAAGCACTGGCCTGGCTTCTTCAACAGCTGCACCCTGCAATTCATCCAtcagctcgtcgtcatccgagAAGTTGGCCTCCGAGCGGGCGTCTTCCCGGCCGTGATGTGCAGGGTTTGTGTCGATGGGTTCAATGATAGGCCTTTGCTTGGGCTGGTCCATCATGGCTGAGATTATCTCAGGCTCGACGCTGGTTGCCCCCTCGTCTTGTCTCTCTTCGGTAGCATCCTGTGAGGAAAGGCTGGGTATTGTTTCAACAATAACGCTCAATTCTTGAGACGCCCCAATTGGCCGTGCGAGATCCTTTCCAGGTGATGGCAAATCTCGTGCCAAGCTCTTGGTTCCCAAGACATATTCTTGTTCAGAAGGAGTTGCTTGATCGTCTTGCGCTGTTATGGTGGTCTTAGCATCAGCCGGTGGCGACTCCTGAATCGAATTTGAAGCCGCGCTCTCAAGCGACTCGTTTGCAATTTCCGTATCCGGCGGGGCGCTGGTAGAAGCTTCTGAACTTGTCGCAGGAACAAACTTTTGAgagtcgtcggcatcgatgTTGACCGTTTCGCTAGCACATGAATCTGTGCACGGCGTGGTCTGTGTCGCGTACTCTTCCTGGGCGACGCTC encodes:
- a CDS encoding prolipoprotein diacylglyceryl transferase produces the protein MSLNGLDDPKVAEAFRAATSEPGWFLLKYATRDEVELLSSGSGGLGEMRNVVTEYDETSPLYGFLKYRRRNVIVKYLPEGCSRLIQARVAVHFNAICEQFSPYDAKLEISEAAELKDSKLSALCSLHAASCSTSSSTSSLRRRRLVEIAEEEEGGEGEEKRATKRQSIQKLGGDCPQSPADDTKGVDSVTLDSQLAESPENSRFSAGSTSELPTFVGMGNRPTSPATLSGLETSQLGYSSYPYSRPKIKLGPRPSLENGGRPQTAGNFRPVSAIPAGFKLFSRGSNKSHGRKDTLPAASLQEGSADLNFSLSTPTAPETLSRVERVGARPATSSGASTESPSMPPPATRKPIVSPEKARLIKAMQLREKKKKMSLQTPIASSTLSEPTTEAGEPGAEDIRDRATDLEEASPPANADCSSDAENGTAKVDSVMADRTPCLTQPDSRPPSPMVASSETEQSTTASSLSESTDDTVRAKNAETPLDHDNPELEPHHEDLVQTTMLQDKNSSEPIREETTAPSLVDRTEAGVELGLAVPESDLIVAAVRTEEREHGTILSDPSSSIVFESVAQEEYATQTTPCTDSCASETVNIDADDSQKFVPATSSEASTSAPPDTEIANESLESAASNSIQESPPADAKTTITAQDDQATPSEQEYVLGTKSLARDLPSPGKDLARPIGASQELSVIVETIPSLSSQDATEERQDEGATSVEPEIISAMMDQPKQRPIIEPIDTNPAHHGREDARSEANFSDDDELMDELQGAAVEEARPVLVAMTPSSATFPTAESKEELAELDASKPSISRTISNPVRGNLAVRNNQSTRSASTGTGHPEQSSKHLQPGSNLAKKSNIGSSISQRIKALEKLSAATGEPVASSTTRDRPSSAFFAVKKREPPKTASVMERANSLRNAPDLPFRSMESSQDTAKLTRPERSGSVTSRLSMFESSPGAAASGFSQRGRSEYVSVTAKIIRDPNQQIKAGYAPPTNPSEYRHLDLKQSPLLVDHRKPTPEPVPVDVDPGSERRSGSRERGKLTKSHPSLSIVKDFLKDRRKSVTPNQGDTFPGPALINTSRSPSRPPSANQAGAFSPRVSVSSHCSSVGKDVDIMVSPVQDSFGEDAKSANGDKKLSRAGRFMRRLSNLSGSRTKISPPGISPTVTEENMAEHMATRPATTGSPTIVSYVGDVNVQFPDNLLWKRRCMCLDSQGFLILGTLPAQRNRQAQGTKRYHLGEFRPPYIPDVEVQELPNSVVLDFIGGTSIQIACEDRAGQMNALNILQDAHLTRGATYGL